Proteins co-encoded in one Papaver somniferum cultivar HN1 chromosome 5, ASM357369v1, whole genome shotgun sequence genomic window:
- the LOC113283577 gene encoding protein FAR1-RELATED SEQUENCE 5-like, translated as MEFEPLNMDNEGFEIDLALGDDAVDIVHPVDDEEMVDSSASREYYIPEGDTNLEPYEGMEFESEEAAKAFYNSYARRVGFSTRVSMSRRSRRDGAIIQRSFVCAKEGFRVDREKPGSDGKVKRPRAVTRVGCKAIMAVKIQNSGKWVVSTFEKGHNHELVPPDKVHCLRSHRHVSGAAKALIDTLQGAGIGPSGIMSALIKEYGGISNVGFTERDCRNYMRSSRQRTLGGDTQILLDYLKQMQAENPSYFYAVQGDEEQYMSNIFWADAKARMNYAFFGDTVTFDTTFRTNRYRLPFAPFTGVNHHGQPVLFGCALLINESEASFMWLFKTFLTAMSGQPPVSITTDHDRVIRSAITQVLPDTRHRFCKWHILKEAQEKLSQVFLQHPHFEAEFHMYVNLTESIEEFESCWLALIDRYDLRDHEWLRSVYADRRQWVPVYLRDTFFAEMSITQRSDSINSYFDGYVNASTTLQLFAKQYEKALEHRYEKEVKADYETINTTPVLKTPSPMEKQAAELYTRKLFIKFQEELVETLTFSATKMDDDGPMTTYRVTKFGEDHKAYFVRLNALEMRATCSCQMFEFSGLLCRHVLTVFRVTNVLTLPSHYILKRWTRNAKSGVILEERSSDLLISCRESATVRYNNLRHEALKYVEEGAKSMDVYTVAMECLQEAAKTVALAKKNGGRLPIANGSSGDEGVTDGSFSSGGLQWGSGEPLSGDEKDKKIQELNYQLSRASRRCEVYRANLLTVLKDIEEQKLQLSVKVQNIKIGMKE; from the exons ATGGAGTTCGAACCGTTGAATATGGATAACGAAGGTTTTGAGATAGATTTAGCTTTAGGAGATGATGCAGTTGATATTGTTCATCctgttgatgatgaagagatgGTTGATAGTTCAGCAAGTAGGGAATATTACATTCCTGAAGGAGATACTAATCTTGAACCGTACGAGGGAATGGAATTTGAGTCTGAAGAAGCAGCTAAAGCATTTTATAATTCGTATGCTCGTCGTGTGGGATTTAGTACCCGTGTTAGTATGTCTAGACGATCAAGGCGAGATGGGGCGATAATTCAAAGATCATTTGTGTGCGCCAAAGAAGGTTTTCGTGTAGATAGAGAAAAGCCAGGAAGTGATGGTAAGGTTAAACGACCTCGTGCTGTAACTAGAGTAGGATGTAAAGCTATAATGGCTGTAAAGATACAGAATTCTGGGAAATGGGTTGTATCTACATTTGAAAAAGGACATAATCACGAATTGGTTCCCCCTGATAAAGTTCATTGTCTGCGTTCTCATAGACATGTATCAGGAGCTGCAAAAGCTCTTATTGATACGTTACAGGGAGCTGGTATTGGACCTAGTGGAATAATGTCTGCTTTAATTAAAGAATATGGTGGAATTAGCAATGTTGGATTTACCGAGAGAGATTGTAGAAATTACATGAGAAGTAGTCGGCAGAGGACTCTTGGGGGTGATACTCAGATTCTTTTGGATTATTTGAAGCAGATGCAAGCTGAAAATCCTTCATATTTCTATGCAGTGCAGGGCGATGAAGAGCAGtatatgagcaatattttctgGGCTGATGCAAAAGCCAGGATGAACTACGCATTTTTTGGCGATACAGTGACTTTTGACACAACTTTCAGAACTAATCGGTATAGGTTGCCGTTTGCTCCATTCACGGGAGTAAATCATCACGGACAACCTGTCTTATTTGGCTGTGCTTTGCTTATAAATGAATCAGAAGCTTCGTTTATGTGGCTATTTAAGACATTCCTTACTGCAATGTCAGGTCAACCTCCTGTATCAATTACTACTGATCATGACAGGGTTATACGCTCAGCCATCACCCAGGTATTACCGGACACCCGTCATCGTTTCTGCAAGTGGCACATCCTCAAAGAAGCCCAAGAGAAGCTATCCCAGGTATTTCTTCAGCACCCACATTTCGAAGCAGAATTTCACATGTATGTGAACCTGACCGAGTCAATTGAGGAATTTGAATCTTGTTGGTTGGCTCTGATAGATCGTTATGATTTGAGGGATCATGAATGGCTTCGATCTGTATATGCTGATAGGCGGCAATGGGTCCCTGTGTACCTGCGTGACACATTCTTTGCTGAAATGTCCATAACTCAGCGTAGTGACAGTATAAACTCATATTTTGATGGGTATGTGAATGCATCGACGACCCTGCAGCTATTTGCTAAGCAGTATGAGAAAGCCCTTGAGCATCGGTATGAGAAAGAAGTAAAAGCAGATTATGAAACTATTAATACAACCCCTGTTTTGAAGACCCCTTCACCTATGGAGAAGCAAGCGGCAGAGCTTTACACGAGGAAGTTATTTATAAAATTCCAGGAGGAGTTGGTAGAGACCCTTACTTTCTCAGCAACAAAGATGGATGATGATGGACCAATGACTACTTATCGAGTGACCAAATTTGGGGAAGATCACAAGGCTTACTTTGTTAGGTTGAACGCCCTCGAGATGAGAGCAACTTGTAGTTGTCAGATGTTTGAGTTTTCTGGTCTTCTTTGCAGGCATGTTTTGACGGTCTTTAGAGTGACGAATGTTCTTACTCTCCCTTCTCATTATATCCTGAAAAGGTGGACTAGGAATGCCAAGAGTGGGGTTATACTAGAAGAACGTTCTAGTGATCTGTTGATTAGTTGTCGAGAATCTGCTACTGTACGCTACAATAATTTACGTCACGAGGCTTTGAAATATGTAGAGGAAGGGGCAAAGAGTATGGACGTCTATACGGTTGCAATGGAGTGTCTTCAAGAGGCTGCAAAAACTGTTGCTTTAGCAAAAAAGAACGGTGGAAGACTACCTATAGCAAATGGAAGTAGCGGAGATGAGGGTGTTACTGATGGAAGCTTCAGCAGTGGAGGTCTACAATGGGGTTCCGGAGAACCTTTGTCTGGG GATGAAAAGGACAAGAAGATTCAGGAGTTAAACTATCAACTAAGCCGTGCAAGTCGTAGGTGTGAGGTGTACCGAGCAAACTTGCTAACGGTTTTGAAAGATATCGAAGAACAGAAACTACAATTATCCGTGAAAGTTCAAAATATAAAGATTGGTATGAAAGAGTGA
- the LOC113283576 gene encoding potassium transporter 5-like: MSGRSSDVVIVLDDEYDQSHNRVHDEDESITVSHTDQQLMMTNNNNDYDDDNELRKQNKRSISWHKLGRCDSLEVESGQVGNNHHHHRHGHAGSKSVDWSTILHLAFQSIGVIYGDIGTSPLYVYASTFTDGIKHNDDILGVLSLILYTITLIPVIKYIFIVLRATDNGEGGTFALYSLICRYAKVGLIPSQQAEDRDVSNYQLESPNDGGARRASNLKSKLENSLFSKYFLLFATMLGTSMVIGDGVLTPCISVLSAVGGIKEATSFMTEDRIVWVSIAILICLFLVQRFGTDKVGYCFAPLICIWFAFIAGVGVYNFFKYDPKVINALNPKYIIDYFRRNKKQAWVSLGGVVLAVTGTEALFADVGHFNVLSIQISMCAVTYPSLVLAYIGQASYLRQHNDHVANTFYESIPGSFYWPMFVVAVCAAIIASQAMISGTFSIIQQSLSLGCFPRVKVIHTSAKYAGQVYIPEVNYLLMLACVAVTAGFRTTAKIGNAYGIAVVFVMTLTSSFLVLIMIVIWKTHILLVISFVLLIGSVELLYLSSVLYKFDQGGYLPLAFAAVLVTIMYVWNYVYRMKYNYELNHKVSPDKVKEITDNTKLCRMPGLAMFYSELVHGIPPIFEHYVANVPALHSVLVFVSIKSLPISKVAAEDRFLFRRVKPCEFNVFRCVVRYGYTDVRNQHESFERMLVDSLKGFIAEDLWLSEVDSKNGVLIGNRGDHEDNADGHHKPIIERQYEDKEELEMVEQAWRAGVVHLMGENEVVARKGSGLAKKIMINYAFNFLRRNLRQSEKVFEIPHKRLLKVGMTYEL, encoded by the exons atgtCAGGTAGATCATCAGATGTTGTAATAGTATTAGATGATGAATATGATCAAAGTCATAATCGAGTTCACGATGAGGATGAAAGCATTACTGTTAGTCATACTGATCAACAACTGATGATGACCAACAATAATAACGATTATGACGATGATAATGAGTTGAGGAAGCAGAATAAACGTAGTATTTCATGGCATAAATTAGGTCGTTGTGATTCACTTGAGGTTGAATCGGGCCAAGTTGGTAATaaccatcatcatcatcgacaTGGTCATGCCGGATCCAAG TCAGTTGATTGGTCGACAATCTTGCACCTAGCTTTCCAAAGTATTGGGGTAATTTATGGAGACATCGGGACATCTCCACTATATGTGTACGCAAGTACATTCACGGACGGCATCAAGCACAATGATGACATCTTGGGTGTACTCTCTTTGATCCTCTATACAATTACTTTAATACCTGTCATCAAGTATATCTTCATCGTCTTACGTGCTACTGACAATGGCGAAG GAGGAACGTTTGCGCTGTACTCGTTGATATGcaggtatgccaaggttggtTTGATACCGAGTCAACAAGCAGAGGATAGAGACGTATCAAATTACCAGTTGGAGTCACCAAATGATGGTGGTGCTCGCAGGGCTTCAAACCTGAAATCTAAGCTTGAGAATAGCTTATTTTCAAAGTACTTCCTCTTATTTGCTACCATGCTCGGTACTTCTATGGTCATTGGTGATGGTGTTCTTACACCTTGCATCTCAGTTCTATCAGCAGTTGGAGGGATAAAGGAAGCTACATCATTTATGACAGAAG ATAGGATTGTTTGGGTGTCAATTGCTATCTTGATTTGCTTGTTCTTGGTACAAAGGTTTGGAACAGATAAAGTCGGGTACTGTTTTGCCCCGTTGATTTGTATCTGGTTCGCGTTCATAGCTGGAGTTGGGGTTTACAATTTCTTCAAATACGATCCCAAAGTAATCAACGCATTAAACCCGAAATACATTATTGATTACTTCCGGAGGAACAAGAAACAAGCTTGGGTTTCACTAGGCGGAGTCGTTCTTGCTGTTACAG GAACTGAAGCATTATTTGCGGATGTTGGTCACTTCAATGTTCTATCTATTCAAATAAGTATGTGCGCAGTAACATACCCTTCTCTCGTCTTGGCGTACATCGGACAAGCTTCTTATCTTCGTCAACATAACGATCACGTTGCTAATACCTTCTACGAGTCCATTCCAG GATCTTTTTACTGGCCTATGTTTGTTGTGGCGGTTTGTGCTGCAATTATCGCCAGTCAGGCTATGATATCTGGGACTTTCTCCATCATTCAACAATCACTTTCGCTTGGATGTTTTCCTCGGGTTAAAGTCATCCATACATCAGCTAAGTATGCGGGACAAGTCTACATTCCAGAGGTTAATTATCTTCTCATGTTAGCTTGTGTAGCAGTCACAGCAGGATTCAGAACCACAGCAAAGATTGGGAATGCTTATG GCATTGCGGTGGTGTTTGTGATGACATTAACTTCGTCATTTTTGGTGCTCATAATGATAGTGATATGGAAAACACATATACTCCTGGTCATCAGTTTCGTTCTATTAATTGGCTCAGTTGAGCTTCTCTATTTAAGTTCTGTTCTCTACAAATTCGATCAAGGAGGATATCTTCCACTAGCATTTGCTGCAGTCCTTGTTACCATAATGTATGTGTGGAATTATGTTTACCGAATGAAATACAACTACGAGCTAAACCACAAAGTTTCACCAGACAAAGTGAAGGAAATTACAGACAACACTAAATTATGTCGAATGCCGGGACTTGCTATGTTTTATTCAGAACTTGTTCATGGTATTCCACCCATCTTCGAGCACTATGTGGCAAATGTACCTGCACTGCATTCGGTTCTTGTATTTGTCTCCATAAAATCACTTCCGATAAGCAAAGTAGCAGCTGAAGATCGGTTCCTTTTCAGACGAGTCAAGCCATGTGAATTCAATGTTTTCCGATGTGTTGTCAGATATGGTTACACTGACGTCAGAAATCAACATGAATCTTTTGAGAGAATGCTAGTAGATAGCTTGAAAGGATTCATCGCAGAAGATTTATGGTTATCCGAAGTTGATTCCAAAAATGGAGTTCTTATTGGGAATCGTGGTGATCATGAAGATAATGCAGATGGTCATCACAAACCGATAATAGAAAGGCAGTACGAAGATAAGGAAGAGTTGGAGATGGTGGAGCAAGCGTGGCGTGCTGGGGTTGTTCACTTGATGGGTGAGAATGAAGTTGTCGCTCGGAAAGGTTCGGGTTTGGCTAAGAAGATTATGATAAATTATGCCTTCAACTTCTTAAGGAGAAATTTGAGACAAAGTGAGAAGGTTTTCGAAATCCCTCACAAACGTCTCCTGAAAGTTGGAATGACATATGAACTTTAG